A window of Ovis canadensis isolate MfBH-ARS-UI-01 breed Bighorn chromosome X, ARS-UI_OviCan_v2, whole genome shotgun sequence contains these coding sequences:
- the SPRY3 gene encoding protein sprouty homolog 3 yields the protein MDAAVTEDFQQILPIEQLRSTHASNDYVDRPPVPCKQALSSPSLIVQTHKSDWSLATMPTALPRSLSQCHQLQPLPQHLSQSSIASSMSHSTTASDQRLLASITPSPSGQSIIRTQPGTGAHPKADGALKGEAEQSAMHPSEHLFICEECGRCKCVLCTAARPLPACWLCNQRCLCSAESLLDYGTCLCCVKGLFYHCSTDDEDNCADEPCSCGPGSCFVRWAAMSLISLFLPCLCCYLPTRGCLHLCQQGYDSLRRPGCRCKRHTNTVCRKISSGSAPFPKAQEKSV from the coding sequence ATGGATGCTGCAGTGACAGAAGATTTCCAACAAATTCTGCCTATTGAACAGCTGCGCTCTACTCACGCTAGCAATGATTATGTGGACCGTCCTCCAGTTCCCTGTAAACAGGCCCTCTCCAGTCCTTCCCTTATCGTGCAAACCCACAAATCTGATTGGTCCCTGGCTACCATGCCCACTGCTCTGCCCCGCAGTCTCAGCCAGTGCCATCAGTTGCAGCCCTTGCCTCAGCATTTGAGCCAGTCTAGCATTGCCAGCTCAATGTCCCATAGTACCACTGCCTCTGATCAAAGGCTCTTGGCCAGCATTACACCCTCACCTTCAGGCCAGTCCATCATCCGAACCCAGCCTGGAACAGGAGCCCACCCAAAGGCTGATGGTGCTCTGAAGGGAGAAGCTGAGCAATCTGCCATGCATCCCAGTGAGCACCTCTTCATCTGTGAGGAGTGTGGGCGCTGCAAATGTGTCCTCTGTACAGCAGCTCGCCCTCTCCCCGCTTGCTGGCTATGCAACCAGCGTTGCCTTTGCTCTGCTGAGAGCCTCTTAGATTATGGCACTTGTCTCTGCTGTGTTAAAGGCCTCTTCTACCACTGTTCCACTGACGATGAAGACAACTGCGCCGATGAGCCCTGCTCCTGTGGGCCTGGCTCTTGCTTCGTCCGCTGGGCAGCCATGAGCCTCATCTCCCTCTTCTTACCCTGCCTGTGCTGCTACCTGCCTACCCGTGGATGCCTCCATCTGTGCCAGCAGGGCTATGATAGTCTCAGGCGACCAGGCTGCCGTTGTAAGAGGCACACCAACACTGTGTGCAGAAAAATCTCTTCTGGTAGTGCGCCCTTCCCTAAGGCCCAGGAAAAGTCTGTATGA